In the genome of Bubalus kerabau isolate K-KA32 ecotype Philippines breed swamp buffalo chromosome 8, PCC_UOA_SB_1v2, whole genome shotgun sequence, one region contains:
- the LOC129658726 gene encoding olfactory receptor-like protein OLF3: MGADNQTWVREFILLGLSSDWAPQVALFVLFSVTYLLTLLGNVLIVLLIRLDSRLHTPMYCFLTNLSLVDVSYATSIVPQMLVHFLAEHKGIPYVSCAAQLFFSLGLGGIEFVLLAVMAYDRYVAVCDPLRYSVIMHGGLCARLAVTSWVSGSVNSLLQTTITFQLPMCTNKYIDHISCELLAVVRLACVDTSSNEVAIMVSSIVLLMTPFCLVLLSYIRIISTILTIQSTEGRRKAFHTCASHLTVVVLCCGMAIFTYIQPNPSPSVLQEKLISLFYAILTPMLNPMIYSLRNKEVKGAWQKLLGQLSGLTSKLAA, encoded by the coding sequence ATGGGAGCAGATAACCAGACTTGGGTGAGAGAATTCATTCTCCTCGGCCTGTCCAGTGACTGGGCCCCTCAGGTCGCTCTCTTCGTCCTGTTCTCAGTCACTTACCTGCTGACCCTGCTGGGGAACGTCCTCATTGTTCTTCTGATCAGACTGGACAGCCGACTCCACACTCCCATGTATTGCTTTCTCACTAACCTCTCCCTTGTTGATGTCTCTTATGCCACAAGCATCGTTCCTCAGATGCTGGTGCATTTTCTTGCAGAACATAAAGGGATCCCCTACGTGAGCTGTGCAGCCCAGTTATTCTTCTCCCTGGGCCTGGGTGGGATTGAGTTTGTTCTCCTGgccgtgatggcctatgaccgctatgtggctgTGTGCGACCCCCTGAGATACTCGGTCATCATGCACGGAGGGCTCTGTGCTAGGCTGGCCGTCACATCCTGGGTCAGTGGCTCTGTCAACTCCCTCTTGCAGACCACCATCACCTTTCAGTTGCCCATGTGCACGAACAAGTATATTGATCACATAtcctgtgaactcttagctgtggtcAGGCTGGCCTGTGTGGACACCTCCTCCAACGAGGTGGCCATCATGGTTTCTAGCATTGTGTTGCTGATGACGCCTTTCTGCCTGGTCCTCCTGTCCTACATCAGGATCATCTCCACCATCCTGACGATCCAGTCCACAGAGGGGAGAAGGAAAGCCTTCCACACCTGCGCCTCTCACCTCACAGTGGTTGTCCTGTGCTGTGGTATGGCCATTTTCACTTACATCCAGCCCAATCCCAGCCCTTCTGTGCTTCAGGAGAAGCTGATCTCTCTCTTCTATGCCATTTTGacacccatgctgaaccccaTGATTTACAGTCTAAGGAATAAGGAGGTGAAGGGGGCCTGGCAGAAGCTTCTAGGACAATTATCTGGATTAACATCAAAACTAGCAGCTTGA